A genomic region of Zalophus californianus isolate mZalCal1 chromosome 1, mZalCal1.pri.v2, whole genome shotgun sequence contains the following coding sequences:
- the HNRNPM gene encoding heterogeneous nuclear ribonucleoprotein M isoform X4, translated as MAAGVEAAAEVATTETKMEEESGAPGVPSGNGAPGPKGEGERPTQNEKRKEKNIKRGGNRFEPYANPTKRYRAFITNIPFDVKWQSLKDLVKEKVGEVTYVELLMDAEGKSRGCAVVEFKMEESMKKAAEVLNKHSLSGRPLKVKEDPDGEHARRAMQKVMATTGGMGMGPGGPGMINIPPSILNNPNIPNEIIHALQAGRLGSTVFVANLDYKVGWKKLKEVFSMAGVVVRADILEDKDGKSRGIGTVTFEQSIEAVQAISMFNGQLLFDRPMHVKMDERALPKGDFFPPERPQQLPHGLGGIGMGLGPGGQPIDANHLNKGIGMGNIGPAGMGMEGIGFGINKMGGMEGPFGGGMENMGRFGSGMNMGRINEILSNALKRGEIIAKQGGGGGGGSVPGIERMGPGIDRIGGAGMERMGAGLGHGMDRVGSEIERMGLVMDRMGSVERMGSGIERMGPLGLDHMASSIERMGQTMERIGSGVERMGAGMGFGLERMAAPIDRVGQTIERMGSGVERMGPAIERMGLSMERMVPAGMGAGLERMGPVMDRMATGLERMGANNLERMGLERMGANSLERMGLERMGANSLERMGPAMGPALGAGIERMGLAMGGGGGASFDRAIEMERGNFGGSFAGSFGGAGGHAPGVARKACQIFVRNLPFDFTWKMLKDKFNECGHVLYADIKMENGKSKGCGVVKFESPEVAERACRMMNGMKLSGREIDVRIDRNA; from the exons TGAAGGAGAGCGACCTACTCAgaatgagaagaggaaggagaaaaacataaaaagaggaGGCAATCGCTTTGAGCCATATGCCAATCCAACTAAAAGATACAGAGCCTTCATTACAAACATACCTTTTGATGTGAAATGGCAGTCACTTAAAGACCTGGTTAAAGAAAAAG TTGGTGAGGTAACATACGTGGAGCTCTTAATGGACGCTGAAGGAAAGTCAAGG GGATGTGC CGTTGTTGAATTCAAGATGGAAGAAAGCATGAAAAAAGCTGCCGAAGTTCTAAACAAGCATAGTCTGAGTGGAAGACCACTGAAAGTCAAAGAA GATCCTGATGGTGAACATGCCAGGAGAGCAATGCAAAAGGTGATGGCTACGACCGGTGGGATGGGTATGGGACCAGGTGGCCCAGGAATGATTAATATCCCACCCAGTATCCTAAATAATCCTAACATCCCAAATGAGATTATCCATGCATTACAGGCTGGAAGACTTGGAAGCACAGTATTTGTAGCAAAT CTGGATTATAAAGTTGGCtggaagaaactgaaggaagTTTTTAGTATGGCTGGTGTGGTGGTCCGAGCAGACATTCTTGAGGATAAAGATGGAAAAAGTCGTGGAATAGGCACTGTTACTTTTGAACAATCCATTGAAGCTGTGCAAGCTATAT CTATGTTTAATGGTCAACTGCTATTTGATAGACCAATGCACGTGAAAATG GATGAAAGGGCCTTACcaaagggagatttttttcctcctgagcGTCCACAGCAACTTCCCC atgGACTTGGTGGTATTGGCATGGGGTTAGGCCCAGGAGGACAGCCTATTGATGCCAATCACCTGAATAAAGGCATTGGCATGGGAAACATAGGACCCGCAG gaatggGAATGGAAGGCATAGgatttggaataaataaaatgggag GCATGGAGGGACCTTTTGGTGGTGGTATGGAAAACATGGGTCGATTTGGATCTGGGATGAACATGGGCAGAATAAACG AAATCCTAAGTAATGCACTGAAGAGAGGAGAGATCATTGCAAAGCAGGGAGGAG GTGGAGGTGGAGGCAGTGTCCCTGGGATCGAGAGGATGGGCCCTGGCATTGACCGCATTGGGGGTGCCGGCATGGAGCGCATGGGCGCAGGCCTGGGCCATGGCATGGATCGTGTGGGCTCCGAGATTGAGCGCATGGGCCTGGTCATGGACCGCATGGGCTCAGTTGAGCGCATGGGCTCCGGCATCGAGCGCATGGGCCCACTGGGCCTCGACCACATGGCCTCCAGCATCGAGCGCATGGGCCAGACCATGGAGCGCATCGGCTCTGGCGTGGAGCGCATGGGTGCCGGCATGGGCTTTGGCCTTGAGCGCATGGCCGCGCCCATCGACCGCGTAGGCCAGACCATTGAGCGTATGGGCTCTGGTGTGGAGCGAATGGGCCCTGCCATCGAGCGCATGGGCCTGAGCATGGAGCGCATGGTGCCCGCAGGCATGGGGGCTGGCCTGGAGCGCATGGGCCCCGTGATGGATCGCATGGCCACCGGCCTGGAGCGCATGGGCGCCAACAACCTGGAGCGCATGGGCCTGGAGCGAATGGGTGCCAACAGTCTCGAGCGCATGGGCCTGGAGCGCATGGGCGCCAACAGCCTGGAGCGCATGGGTCCTGCCATGGGTCCAGCCCTAGGCGCCGGCATTGAGCGCATGGGCCTGGCCATGGGTGGCGGTGGCGGTGCCAGCTTTGACCGCGCCATCGAGATGGAGCGTGGCAACTTTGGAGGAAGCTTCGCAGGTTCCTTTGGCGGAGCTGGAGGCCATGCTCCTGGGGTGGCCAGGAAGGCCTGCCAGATATTTGTGAGAAAT CTCCCATTTGATTTTACATGGAAGATGCTAAAAGACAAATTCAACGAATGTG GCCACGTGCTGTATGCTGACATCAAGATGGAGAACGGGAAGTCCAAGGGGTGCGGTGTGGTTAAGTTTGAGTCGCCAGAGGTGGCTGAGAGAGCCTGCCGGATGATGAATGGGATGAAGCTGAGTGGCCGAGAGATTGATGTTCGAATCGATAGAAATGCTTAA
- the HNRNPM gene encoding heterogeneous nuclear ribonucleoprotein M isoform X7, producing the protein MAAGVEAAAEVATTETKMEEESGAPGVPSGNGAPGPKGEGERPTQNEKRKEKNIKRGGNRFEPYANPTKRYRAFITNIPFDVKWQSLKDLVKEKVGEVTYVELLMDAEGKSRGCAVVEFKMEESMKKAAEVLNKHSLSGRPLKVKEDPDGEHARRAMQKVMATTGGMGMGPGGPGMINIPPSILNNPNIPNEIIHALQAGRLGSTVFVANLDYKVGWKKLKEVFSMAGVVVRADILEDKDGKSRGIGTVTFEQSIEAVQAISMFNGQLLFDRPMHVKMDERALPKGDFFPPERPQQLPHGLGGIGMGLGPGGQPIDANHLNKGIGMGNIGPAGMGMEGIGFGINKMGGMEGPFGGGMENMGRFGSGMNMGRINGGGGGSVPGIERMGPGIDRIGGAGMERMGAGLGHGMDRVGSEIERMGLVMDRMGSVERMGSGIERMGPLGLDHMASSIERMGQTMERIGSGVERMGAGMGFGLERMAAPIDRVGQTIERMGSGVERMGPAIERMGLSMERMVPAGMGAGLERMGPVMDRMATGLERMGANNLERMGLERMGANSLERMGLERMGANSLERMGPAMGPALGAGIERMGLAMGGGGGASFDRAIEMERGNFGGSFAGSFGGAGGHAPGVARKACQIFVRNLPFDFTWKMLKDKFNECGHVLYADIKMENGKSKGCGVVKFESPEVAERACRMMNGMKLSGREIDVRIDRNA; encoded by the exons TGAAGGAGAGCGACCTACTCAgaatgagaagaggaaggagaaaaacataaaaagaggaGGCAATCGCTTTGAGCCATATGCCAATCCAACTAAAAGATACAGAGCCTTCATTACAAACATACCTTTTGATGTGAAATGGCAGTCACTTAAAGACCTGGTTAAAGAAAAAG TTGGTGAGGTAACATACGTGGAGCTCTTAATGGACGCTGAAGGAAAGTCAAGG GGATGTGC CGTTGTTGAATTCAAGATGGAAGAAAGCATGAAAAAAGCTGCCGAAGTTCTAAACAAGCATAGTCTGAGTGGAAGACCACTGAAAGTCAAAGAA GATCCTGATGGTGAACATGCCAGGAGAGCAATGCAAAAGGTGATGGCTACGACCGGTGGGATGGGTATGGGACCAGGTGGCCCAGGAATGATTAATATCCCACCCAGTATCCTAAATAATCCTAACATCCCAAATGAGATTATCCATGCATTACAGGCTGGAAGACTTGGAAGCACAGTATTTGTAGCAAAT CTGGATTATAAAGTTGGCtggaagaaactgaaggaagTTTTTAGTATGGCTGGTGTGGTGGTCCGAGCAGACATTCTTGAGGATAAAGATGGAAAAAGTCGTGGAATAGGCACTGTTACTTTTGAACAATCCATTGAAGCTGTGCAAGCTATAT CTATGTTTAATGGTCAACTGCTATTTGATAGACCAATGCACGTGAAAATG GATGAAAGGGCCTTACcaaagggagatttttttcctcctgagcGTCCACAGCAACTTCCCC atgGACTTGGTGGTATTGGCATGGGGTTAGGCCCAGGAGGACAGCCTATTGATGCCAATCACCTGAATAAAGGCATTGGCATGGGAAACATAGGACCCGCAG gaatggGAATGGAAGGCATAGgatttggaataaataaaatgggag GCATGGAGGGACCTTTTGGTGGTGGTATGGAAAACATGGGTCGATTTGGATCTGGGATGAACATGGGCAGAATAAACG GTGGAGGTGGAGGCAGTGTCCCTGGGATCGAGAGGATGGGCCCTGGCATTGACCGCATTGGGGGTGCCGGCATGGAGCGCATGGGCGCAGGCCTGGGCCATGGCATGGATCGTGTGGGCTCCGAGATTGAGCGCATGGGCCTGGTCATGGACCGCATGGGCTCAGTTGAGCGCATGGGCTCCGGCATCGAGCGCATGGGCCCACTGGGCCTCGACCACATGGCCTCCAGCATCGAGCGCATGGGCCAGACCATGGAGCGCATCGGCTCTGGCGTGGAGCGCATGGGTGCCGGCATGGGCTTTGGCCTTGAGCGCATGGCCGCGCCCATCGACCGCGTAGGCCAGACCATTGAGCGTATGGGCTCTGGTGTGGAGCGAATGGGCCCTGCCATCGAGCGCATGGGCCTGAGCATGGAGCGCATGGTGCCCGCAGGCATGGGGGCTGGCCTGGAGCGCATGGGCCCCGTGATGGATCGCATGGCCACCGGCCTGGAGCGCATGGGCGCCAACAACCTGGAGCGCATGGGCCTGGAGCGAATGGGTGCCAACAGTCTCGAGCGCATGGGCCTGGAGCGCATGGGCGCCAACAGCCTGGAGCGCATGGGTCCTGCCATGGGTCCAGCCCTAGGCGCCGGCATTGAGCGCATGGGCCTGGCCATGGGTGGCGGTGGCGGTGCCAGCTTTGACCGCGCCATCGAGATGGAGCGTGGCAACTTTGGAGGAAGCTTCGCAGGTTCCTTTGGCGGAGCTGGAGGCCATGCTCCTGGGGTGGCCAGGAAGGCCTGCCAGATATTTGTGAGAAAT CTCCCATTTGATTTTACATGGAAGATGCTAAAAGACAAATTCAACGAATGTG GCCACGTGCTGTATGCTGACATCAAGATGGAGAACGGGAAGTCCAAGGGGTGCGGTGTGGTTAAGTTTGAGTCGCCAGAGGTGGCTGAGAGAGCCTGCCGGATGATGAATGGGATGAAGCTGAGTGGCCGAGAGATTGATGTTCGAATCGATAGAAATGCTTAA
- the HNRNPM gene encoding heterogeneous nuclear ribonucleoprotein M isoform X1, giving the protein MAAGVEAAAEVATTETKMEEESGAPGVPSGNGAPGPKGEGERPTQNEKRKEKNIKRGGNRFEPYANPTKRYRAFITNIPFDVKWQSLKDLVKEKVGEVTYVELLMDAEGKSRGCAVVEFKMEESMKKAAEVLNKHSLSGRPLKVKEDPDGEHARRAMQKVMATTGGMGMGPGGPGMINIPPSILNNPNIPNEIIHALQAGRLGSTVFVANLDYKVGWKKLKEVFSMAGVVVRADILEDKDGKSRGIGTVTFEQSIEAVQAISMFNGQLLFDRPMHVKMDERALPKGDFFPPERPQQLPHGLGGIGMGLGPGGQPIDANHLNKGIGMGNIGPAGMGMEGIGFGINKMGGMEGPFGGGMENMGRFGSGMNMGRINEMERGMGAGFERDFARDKMGMSRSFGEPLGRGMEILSNALKRGEIIAKQGGGGGGGSVPGIERMGPGIDRIGGAGMERMGAGLGHGMDRVGSEIERMGLVMDRMGSVERMGSGIERMGPLGLDHMASSIERMGQTMERIGSGVERMGAGMGFGLERMAAPIDRVGQTIERMGSGVERMGPAIERMGLSMERMVPAGMGAGLERMGPVMDRMATGLERMGANNLERMGLERMGANSLERMGLERMGANSLERMGPAMGPALGAGIERMGLAMGGGGGASFDRAIEMERGNFGGSFAGSFGGAGGHAPGVARKACQIFVRNLPFDFTWKMLKDKFNECGHVLYADIKMENGKSKGCGVVKFESPEVAERACRMMNGMKLSGREIDVRIDRNA; this is encoded by the exons TGAAGGAGAGCGACCTACTCAgaatgagaagaggaaggagaaaaacataaaaagaggaGGCAATCGCTTTGAGCCATATGCCAATCCAACTAAAAGATACAGAGCCTTCATTACAAACATACCTTTTGATGTGAAATGGCAGTCACTTAAAGACCTGGTTAAAGAAAAAG TTGGTGAGGTAACATACGTGGAGCTCTTAATGGACGCTGAAGGAAAGTCAAGG GGATGTGC CGTTGTTGAATTCAAGATGGAAGAAAGCATGAAAAAAGCTGCCGAAGTTCTAAACAAGCATAGTCTGAGTGGAAGACCACTGAAAGTCAAAGAA GATCCTGATGGTGAACATGCCAGGAGAGCAATGCAAAAGGTGATGGCTACGACCGGTGGGATGGGTATGGGACCAGGTGGCCCAGGAATGATTAATATCCCACCCAGTATCCTAAATAATCCTAACATCCCAAATGAGATTATCCATGCATTACAGGCTGGAAGACTTGGAAGCACAGTATTTGTAGCAAAT CTGGATTATAAAGTTGGCtggaagaaactgaaggaagTTTTTAGTATGGCTGGTGTGGTGGTCCGAGCAGACATTCTTGAGGATAAAGATGGAAAAAGTCGTGGAATAGGCACTGTTACTTTTGAACAATCCATTGAAGCTGTGCAAGCTATAT CTATGTTTAATGGTCAACTGCTATTTGATAGACCAATGCACGTGAAAATG GATGAAAGGGCCTTACcaaagggagatttttttcctcctgagcGTCCACAGCAACTTCCCC atgGACTTGGTGGTATTGGCATGGGGTTAGGCCCAGGAGGACAGCCTATTGATGCCAATCACCTGAATAAAGGCATTGGCATGGGAAACATAGGACCCGCAG gaatggGAATGGAAGGCATAGgatttggaataaataaaatgggag GCATGGAGGGACCTTTTGGTGGTGGTATGGAAAACATGGGTCGATTTGGATCTGGGATGAACATGGGCAGAATAAACG AGATGGAGCGTGGCATGGGTGCAGGATTTGAGAGAGACTTTGCCAGAGACAAGATGGGAATGTCTCGAAGCTTTGGCGAGCCCCTTGGCAGAGGAATGG AAATCCTAAGTAATGCACTGAAGAGAGGAGAGATCATTGCAAAGCAGGGAGGAG GTGGAGGTGGAGGCAGTGTCCCTGGGATCGAGAGGATGGGCCCTGGCATTGACCGCATTGGGGGTGCCGGCATGGAGCGCATGGGCGCAGGCCTGGGCCATGGCATGGATCGTGTGGGCTCCGAGATTGAGCGCATGGGCCTGGTCATGGACCGCATGGGCTCAGTTGAGCGCATGGGCTCCGGCATCGAGCGCATGGGCCCACTGGGCCTCGACCACATGGCCTCCAGCATCGAGCGCATGGGCCAGACCATGGAGCGCATCGGCTCTGGCGTGGAGCGCATGGGTGCCGGCATGGGCTTTGGCCTTGAGCGCATGGCCGCGCCCATCGACCGCGTAGGCCAGACCATTGAGCGTATGGGCTCTGGTGTGGAGCGAATGGGCCCTGCCATCGAGCGCATGGGCCTGAGCATGGAGCGCATGGTGCCCGCAGGCATGGGGGCTGGCCTGGAGCGCATGGGCCCCGTGATGGATCGCATGGCCACCGGCCTGGAGCGCATGGGCGCCAACAACCTGGAGCGCATGGGCCTGGAGCGAATGGGTGCCAACAGTCTCGAGCGCATGGGCCTGGAGCGCATGGGCGCCAACAGCCTGGAGCGCATGGGTCCTGCCATGGGTCCAGCCCTAGGCGCCGGCATTGAGCGCATGGGCCTGGCCATGGGTGGCGGTGGCGGTGCCAGCTTTGACCGCGCCATCGAGATGGAGCGTGGCAACTTTGGAGGAAGCTTCGCAGGTTCCTTTGGCGGAGCTGGAGGCCATGCTCCTGGGGTGGCCAGGAAGGCCTGCCAGATATTTGTGAGAAAT CTCCCATTTGATTTTACATGGAAGATGCTAAAAGACAAATTCAACGAATGTG GCCACGTGCTGTATGCTGACATCAAGATGGAGAACGGGAAGTCCAAGGGGTGCGGTGTGGTTAAGTTTGAGTCGCCAGAGGTGGCTGAGAGAGCCTGCCGGATGATGAATGGGATGAAGCTGAGTGGCCGAGAGATTGATGTTCGAATCGATAGAAATGCTTAA
- the HNRNPM gene encoding heterogeneous nuclear ribonucleoprotein M isoform X3, whose amino-acid sequence MAAGVEAAAEVATTETKMEEESGAPGVPSGNGAPGPKGEGERPTQNEKRKEKNIKRGGNRFEPYANPTKRYRAFITNIPFDVKWQSLKDLVKEKVGEVTYVELLMDAEGKSRGCAVVEFKMEESMKKAAEVLNKHSLSGRPLKVKEDPDGEHARRAMQKVMATTGGMGMGPGGPGMINIPPSILNNPNIPNEIIHALQAGRLGSTVFVANLDYKVGWKKLKEVFSMAGVVVRADILEDKDGKSRGIGTVTFEQSIEAVQAISMFNGQLLFDRPMHVKMDERALPKGDFFPPERPQQLPHGLGGIGMGLGPGGQPIDANHLNKGIGMGNIGPAGMGMEGIGFGINKMGGMEGPFGGGMENMGRFGSGMNMGRINEMERGMGAGFERDFARDKMGMSRSFGEPLGRGMGGGGGSVPGIERMGPGIDRIGGAGMERMGAGLGHGMDRVGSEIERMGLVMDRMGSVERMGSGIERMGPLGLDHMASSIERMGQTMERIGSGVERMGAGMGFGLERMAAPIDRVGQTIERMGSGVERMGPAIERMGLSMERMVPAGMGAGLERMGPVMDRMATGLERMGANNLERMGLERMGANSLERMGLERMGANSLERMGPAMGPALGAGIERMGLAMGGGGGASFDRAIEMERGNFGGSFAGSFGGAGGHAPGVARKACQIFVRNLPFDFTWKMLKDKFNECGHVLYADIKMENGKSKGCGVVKFESPEVAERACRMMNGMKLSGREIDVRIDRNA is encoded by the exons TGAAGGAGAGCGACCTACTCAgaatgagaagaggaaggagaaaaacataaaaagaggaGGCAATCGCTTTGAGCCATATGCCAATCCAACTAAAAGATACAGAGCCTTCATTACAAACATACCTTTTGATGTGAAATGGCAGTCACTTAAAGACCTGGTTAAAGAAAAAG TTGGTGAGGTAACATACGTGGAGCTCTTAATGGACGCTGAAGGAAAGTCAAGG GGATGTGC CGTTGTTGAATTCAAGATGGAAGAAAGCATGAAAAAAGCTGCCGAAGTTCTAAACAAGCATAGTCTGAGTGGAAGACCACTGAAAGTCAAAGAA GATCCTGATGGTGAACATGCCAGGAGAGCAATGCAAAAGGTGATGGCTACGACCGGTGGGATGGGTATGGGACCAGGTGGCCCAGGAATGATTAATATCCCACCCAGTATCCTAAATAATCCTAACATCCCAAATGAGATTATCCATGCATTACAGGCTGGAAGACTTGGAAGCACAGTATTTGTAGCAAAT CTGGATTATAAAGTTGGCtggaagaaactgaaggaagTTTTTAGTATGGCTGGTGTGGTGGTCCGAGCAGACATTCTTGAGGATAAAGATGGAAAAAGTCGTGGAATAGGCACTGTTACTTTTGAACAATCCATTGAAGCTGTGCAAGCTATAT CTATGTTTAATGGTCAACTGCTATTTGATAGACCAATGCACGTGAAAATG GATGAAAGGGCCTTACcaaagggagatttttttcctcctgagcGTCCACAGCAACTTCCCC atgGACTTGGTGGTATTGGCATGGGGTTAGGCCCAGGAGGACAGCCTATTGATGCCAATCACCTGAATAAAGGCATTGGCATGGGAAACATAGGACCCGCAG gaatggGAATGGAAGGCATAGgatttggaataaataaaatgggag GCATGGAGGGACCTTTTGGTGGTGGTATGGAAAACATGGGTCGATTTGGATCTGGGATGAACATGGGCAGAATAAACG AGATGGAGCGTGGCATGGGTGCAGGATTTGAGAGAGACTTTGCCAGAGACAAGATGGGAATGTCTCGAAGCTTTGGCGAGCCCCTTGGCAGAGGAATGG GTGGAGGTGGAGGCAGTGTCCCTGGGATCGAGAGGATGGGCCCTGGCATTGACCGCATTGGGGGTGCCGGCATGGAGCGCATGGGCGCAGGCCTGGGCCATGGCATGGATCGTGTGGGCTCCGAGATTGAGCGCATGGGCCTGGTCATGGACCGCATGGGCTCAGTTGAGCGCATGGGCTCCGGCATCGAGCGCATGGGCCCACTGGGCCTCGACCACATGGCCTCCAGCATCGAGCGCATGGGCCAGACCATGGAGCGCATCGGCTCTGGCGTGGAGCGCATGGGTGCCGGCATGGGCTTTGGCCTTGAGCGCATGGCCGCGCCCATCGACCGCGTAGGCCAGACCATTGAGCGTATGGGCTCTGGTGTGGAGCGAATGGGCCCTGCCATCGAGCGCATGGGCCTGAGCATGGAGCGCATGGTGCCCGCAGGCATGGGGGCTGGCCTGGAGCGCATGGGCCCCGTGATGGATCGCATGGCCACCGGCCTGGAGCGCATGGGCGCCAACAACCTGGAGCGCATGGGCCTGGAGCGAATGGGTGCCAACAGTCTCGAGCGCATGGGCCTGGAGCGCATGGGCGCCAACAGCCTGGAGCGCATGGGTCCTGCCATGGGTCCAGCCCTAGGCGCCGGCATTGAGCGCATGGGCCTGGCCATGGGTGGCGGTGGCGGTGCCAGCTTTGACCGCGCCATCGAGATGGAGCGTGGCAACTTTGGAGGAAGCTTCGCAGGTTCCTTTGGCGGAGCTGGAGGCCATGCTCCTGGGGTGGCCAGGAAGGCCTGCCAGATATTTGTGAGAAAT CTCCCATTTGATTTTACATGGAAGATGCTAAAAGACAAATTCAACGAATGTG GCCACGTGCTGTATGCTGACATCAAGATGGAGAACGGGAAGTCCAAGGGGTGCGGTGTGGTTAAGTTTGAGTCGCCAGAGGTGGCTGAGAGAGCCTGCCGGATGATGAATGGGATGAAGCTGAGTGGCCGAGAGATTGATGTTCGAATCGATAGAAATGCTTAA
- the HNRNPM gene encoding heterogeneous nuclear ribonucleoprotein M isoform X5, with translation MAAGVEAAAEVATTETKMEEESGAPGVPSGNGAPGPKGEGERPTQNEKRKEKNIKRGGNRFEPYANPTKRYRAFITNIPFDVKWQSLKDLVKEKVGEVTYVELLMDAEGKSRGCAVVEFKMEESMKKAAEVLNKHSLSGRPLKVKEDPDGEHARRAMQKAGRLGSTVFVANLDYKVGWKKLKEVFSMAGVVVRADILEDKDGKSRGIGTVTFEQSIEAVQAISMFNGQLLFDRPMHVKMDERALPKGDFFPPERPQQLPHGLGGIGMGLGPGGQPIDANHLNKGIGMGNIGPAGMGMEGIGFGINKMGGMEGPFGGGMENMGRFGSGMNMGRINEMERGMGAGFERDFARDKMGMSRSFGEPLGRGMEILSNALKRGEIIAKQGGGGGGGSVPGIERMGPGIDRIGGAGMERMGAGLGHGMDRVGSEIERMGLVMDRMGSVERMGSGIERMGPLGLDHMASSIERMGQTMERIGSGVERMGAGMGFGLERMAAPIDRVGQTIERMGSGVERMGPAIERMGLSMERMVPAGMGAGLERMGPVMDRMATGLERMGANNLERMGLERMGANSLERMGLERMGANSLERMGPAMGPALGAGIERMGLAMGGGGGASFDRAIEMERGNFGGSFAGSFGGAGGHAPGVARKACQIFVRNLPFDFTWKMLKDKFNECGHVLYADIKMENGKSKGCGVVKFESPEVAERACRMMNGMKLSGREIDVRIDRNA, from the exons TGAAGGAGAGCGACCTACTCAgaatgagaagaggaaggagaaaaacataaaaagaggaGGCAATCGCTTTGAGCCATATGCCAATCCAACTAAAAGATACAGAGCCTTCATTACAAACATACCTTTTGATGTGAAATGGCAGTCACTTAAAGACCTGGTTAAAGAAAAAG TTGGTGAGGTAACATACGTGGAGCTCTTAATGGACGCTGAAGGAAAGTCAAGG GGATGTGC CGTTGTTGAATTCAAGATGGAAGAAAGCATGAAAAAAGCTGCCGAAGTTCTAAACAAGCATAGTCTGAGTGGAAGACCACTGAAAGTCAAAGAA GATCCTGATGGTGAACATGCCAGGAGAGCAATGCAAAAG GCTGGAAGACTTGGAAGCACAGTATTTGTAGCAAAT CTGGATTATAAAGTTGGCtggaagaaactgaaggaagTTTTTAGTATGGCTGGTGTGGTGGTCCGAGCAGACATTCTTGAGGATAAAGATGGAAAAAGTCGTGGAATAGGCACTGTTACTTTTGAACAATCCATTGAAGCTGTGCAAGCTATAT CTATGTTTAATGGTCAACTGCTATTTGATAGACCAATGCACGTGAAAATG GATGAAAGGGCCTTACcaaagggagatttttttcctcctgagcGTCCACAGCAACTTCCCC atgGACTTGGTGGTATTGGCATGGGGTTAGGCCCAGGAGGACAGCCTATTGATGCCAATCACCTGAATAAAGGCATTGGCATGGGAAACATAGGACCCGCAG gaatggGAATGGAAGGCATAGgatttggaataaataaaatgggag GCATGGAGGGACCTTTTGGTGGTGGTATGGAAAACATGGGTCGATTTGGATCTGGGATGAACATGGGCAGAATAAACG AGATGGAGCGTGGCATGGGTGCAGGATTTGAGAGAGACTTTGCCAGAGACAAGATGGGAATGTCTCGAAGCTTTGGCGAGCCCCTTGGCAGAGGAATGG AAATCCTAAGTAATGCACTGAAGAGAGGAGAGATCATTGCAAAGCAGGGAGGAG GTGGAGGTGGAGGCAGTGTCCCTGGGATCGAGAGGATGGGCCCTGGCATTGACCGCATTGGGGGTGCCGGCATGGAGCGCATGGGCGCAGGCCTGGGCCATGGCATGGATCGTGTGGGCTCCGAGATTGAGCGCATGGGCCTGGTCATGGACCGCATGGGCTCAGTTGAGCGCATGGGCTCCGGCATCGAGCGCATGGGCCCACTGGGCCTCGACCACATGGCCTCCAGCATCGAGCGCATGGGCCAGACCATGGAGCGCATCGGCTCTGGCGTGGAGCGCATGGGTGCCGGCATGGGCTTTGGCCTTGAGCGCATGGCCGCGCCCATCGACCGCGTAGGCCAGACCATTGAGCGTATGGGCTCTGGTGTGGAGCGAATGGGCCCTGCCATCGAGCGCATGGGCCTGAGCATGGAGCGCATGGTGCCCGCAGGCATGGGGGCTGGCCTGGAGCGCATGGGCCCCGTGATGGATCGCATGGCCACCGGCCTGGAGCGCATGGGCGCCAACAACCTGGAGCGCATGGGCCTGGAGCGAATGGGTGCCAACAGTCTCGAGCGCATGGGCCTGGAGCGCATGGGCGCCAACAGCCTGGAGCGCATGGGTCCTGCCATGGGTCCAGCCCTAGGCGCCGGCATTGAGCGCATGGGCCTGGCCATGGGTGGCGGTGGCGGTGCCAGCTTTGACCGCGCCATCGAGATGGAGCGTGGCAACTTTGGAGGAAGCTTCGCAGGTTCCTTTGGCGGAGCTGGAGGCCATGCTCCTGGGGTGGCCAGGAAGGCCTGCCAGATATTTGTGAGAAAT CTCCCATTTGATTTTACATGGAAGATGCTAAAAGACAAATTCAACGAATGTG GCCACGTGCTGTATGCTGACATCAAGATGGAGAACGGGAAGTCCAAGGGGTGCGGTGTGGTTAAGTTTGAGTCGCCAGAGGTGGCTGAGAGAGCCTGCCGGATGATGAATGGGATGAAGCTGAGTGGCCGAGAGATTGATGTTCGAATCGATAGAAATGCTTAA